A window of uncultured Methanoregula sp. genomic DNA:
ACAATAGTCAGGATCTCTTCAAGAAGGATCTCCCGGACACCGGCTGCCATGTTGTTCCCGTCGATGAGGATATACGCTGTCTTCTGGCCGTCGACTTCGGTCACCAGGGTCTGGATCCCGAGATCCCCGAACCCTTCCTCGCGGCCGTACGGGACCGTGTGATGCGAAACCCCGATCCTGAACGGGTGGAGCGGGGCGGAGAGGCAGGCGTTCATCCCGTCCAGGCAGGCCCGCTGGTACTCGGTGGCAGTCAGGGTTGCAAGAAGTACCGGTGATGAGAGATCCGTCATGCAGTTGTGGCCATCGACAATCGCCACGTGGGGGAACCAGCGGTGGCCTTCGGCCATGATGGTCATCCCGATCGAGAAGTCCAGGTCTTCGGTCCGGTGGGGGGAGCGGGTGGTCACGACAAGAACCGAATCGCCAAAGCGCTGGTAGAGCACCTGGACGGTCCCGACCGAGATGCGGCCGGATCTTCCGGCACCGGATGAGTACACTACATCGTTCCGTGACTTCTGCAGCGCATCGATCACTTTTTTTATCTCACTCTCCGAGACCAGGTTGAAGTCGTGCGTTGCGCAGCCGTGGGCAACGAGCGTCTCGTCTTCAAAGCTGTCGTGCAGGACCTTGGGGAGGTTGCCGCCGCCGATCTCGCCCATCGGCCCCGGGTGGAGGTTCGGGACCGTGAAGATGACCGGCAACTTGTCCTGTCTTTTGAAAAAGAAACTCACCTGCGGGACAAAGATCTCCTCGCCTATCTCGCGGAAGAAGTCCTCCATTCCCTTGGACCCGTCGGTCATGTGGGCGATGAACGCATTGACAAACGCAAGTCCCCGTATTTTGAACGCCCGCTGCAGGGGCCGCTCGATCATCCAGACGAGGATTGCAAACCCGAGACCGAAGACCAGCTGGAGGAGGAGAGCAAAGATCCCGAACGCCACAAAGCCGAACGTTGTCGAGAACATGAGCATCCCGGCCAGGATCCCCGGGCCGCTCTGGGTGAACGCCGGCAGGATCATCCGGGGGAGACGGTAATCGGAGATCGCGACCAGGACAAACAGGCGAAGGCCGAAGATGAACCCGAGCGATATCGCATAGAAGAGCGGGAGGTACCTGACGGAGAACAGGAGGGAGCCAAGGGTGATGATCACCGCAAAGATCGTGCAGGAGAGGGCAAGAAGCGCAGACCTGTTCCAGGTCATGGTCTTCCCGCCAAGCTCGATTATGGGTTTGGTCAGGACAAGGGCGGCAACCGCCGGAAGTGTGAACGCAAGAGTTCCGGAGAACGGGAGATATACCCAGGCCCGGGCGCTCGCGGCATCGATGAACAGGCCTAAAAGGACGATGATGAAAAGAGAACGCTGCCACGAGGGGGCCGTGAAGATGTACTTGGTGAGCTGGCCCAGCTTGACATCGCTTCCCTGCGCCATCAGGCAAATCCTCCGAGAACGAGTTCGTGCCGGCCTACCGCTGACCGGACTTCCGAGGTTGTATACGTTACCGGCCGGGAATAGAATGGTGCGTTGAGCGTGAGGCTCTCGTATTCGCCACCCTCGCCGGCAATATTGATCCGGTGGGATGCTGCCACTTTCTCCAGCCGGGCAATGAGGGCAGCATCGAACCGGGCGCCAAGGTAACTTTCATCCAGACCCTCGGCGGCGGTGACAACGATCCGGGCATCGAGCCGGTCGGCAACCTCCCGGACAAGGGAGACGGTATCCATGTGCCAGAGGGGGGTGAAGAGCCTAAGACCCAGCCGGTTGCAGATGGTTTTGACCCGCTCGGCCTGGTACACGGAGGCGACCGCGCCTGCGATCACTCCCTCGATATCGAGCGCTGCAAGACCCGCTTCCAGATCGGCGAGCTCCTCTTCTTTTCGCCCGTGGGTCGCAATCTCCACGTACTCCATACC
This region includes:
- a CDS encoding diphthine--ammonia ligase; translated protein: MSWASLTSGGKDSILSCQKALDSGKDVRYLVTARPKNPDSYMFHSANLDAVPVIARVAGMEYVEIATHGRKEEELADLEAGLAALDIEGVIAGAVASVYQAERVKTICNRLGLRLFTPLWHMDTVSLVREVADRLDARIVVTAAEGLDESYLGARFDAALIARLEKVAASHRINIAGEGGEYESLTLNAPFYSRPVTYTTSEVRSAVGRHELVLGGFA
- a CDS encoding DUF2070 family protein, whose amino-acid sequence is MAQGSDVKLGQLTKYIFTAPSWQRSLFIIVLLGLFIDAASARAWVYLPFSGTLAFTLPAVAALVLTKPIIELGGKTMTWNRSALLALSCTIFAVIITLGSLLFSVRYLPLFYAISLGFIFGLRLFVLVAISDYRLPRMILPAFTQSGPGILAGMLMFSTTFGFVAFGIFALLLQLVFGLGFAILVWMIERPLQRAFKIRGLAFVNAFIAHMTDGSKGMEDFFREIGEEIFVPQVSFFFKRQDKLPVIFTVPNLHPGPMGEIGGGNLPKVLHDSFEDETLVAHGCATHDFNLVSESEIKKVIDALQKSRNDVVYSSGAGRSGRISVGTVQVLYQRFGDSVLVVTTRSPHRTEDLDFSIGMTIMAEGHRWFPHVAIVDGHNCMTDLSSPVLLATLTATEYQRACLDGMNACLSAPLHPFRIGVSHHTVPYGREEGFGDLGIQTLVTEVDGQKTAYILIDGNNMAAGVREILLEEILTIVDHAEVMTTDSHVVNTITGKNPVGMHVGVKEFLPHVMQSVREAIDDLAPAEAGAATAQCEHIVVFGSNRIAQLASTVNAMLVFVAPLSLAMILLAFLLSILAYAMMA